A window from Microbacterium ginsengiterrae encodes these proteins:
- a CDS encoding glycosyltransferase: MTPVVQTADAAIRRSGAIVDRLIDVAVSRARARRFSSAAQWARTAANYAMTNASGQLRSTRLEVTIDLIAARALPVSPPRRPLGDRRRVLHVLSEAAEIGGLTRLAARWITHEETSVSSVAVTRQTHVTASLEAAVRRSGGEVHALGSGDPVRSAGRLRGLSAEFDTIVCHLQPDDPIPALAFGAGYGGPPVAVFNHADHLFLLAPTRATTIVDFRPVGQALSIRARGYLPQACFMLPLLVPDDGNGTQASGASDDGQVVAVTVARPVKFQDTALAPTFAGIVAEALERHPNIVVRAVGPRPEEAPWPELQRRYPARVQAVGPVSDPMPYLRSADVYIDTFPFSSLTSLLEASSLSLPVLTLDAHHGLRRAFGIADFVADDSDRPADLDGFLARLGDLVSGPEERRAGGERARRSYELMVPSDEWARNVRDLYEVLDERVRDGRMLGESAAPLYDEELAHYHRGLLAIEQRVPLLWTMIGYLPGFDDRERAWLSARITLVRAVQKVARTLRLPVEGAERLLVPAPREGRS, encoded by the coding sequence ATGACACCGGTCGTCCAGACCGCCGACGCCGCCATCCGGCGCAGCGGTGCGATCGTCGATCGCCTGATCGACGTCGCGGTGTCGCGCGCCCGCGCCCGCCGCTTCTCCTCCGCGGCGCAGTGGGCGCGGACGGCCGCGAACTACGCGATGACGAACGCGTCCGGCCAGCTGCGCAGCACGCGGCTCGAGGTGACGATCGACCTGATCGCCGCCCGCGCCCTTCCGGTCTCCCCGCCGCGTCGGCCATTGGGCGACCGGCGCCGCGTGCTGCATGTGCTGAGCGAAGCGGCGGAGATCGGTGGACTGACGCGGCTCGCCGCACGGTGGATCACGCACGAGGAGACCAGCGTCTCCTCCGTCGCCGTCACCCGGCAGACCCACGTCACCGCCTCGCTGGAGGCTGCCGTCCGGCGGTCGGGCGGCGAGGTGCACGCACTCGGGAGCGGCGATCCGGTGCGCAGTGCCGGGCGTCTTCGAGGACTCAGCGCCGAGTTCGACACGATCGTCTGCCACCTGCAGCCGGACGATCCCATCCCCGCGCTCGCATTCGGGGCAGGGTACGGTGGTCCGCCCGTCGCGGTGTTCAATCATGCGGATCACCTGTTCCTCCTCGCACCGACACGGGCGACGACGATCGTCGACTTCCGTCCGGTGGGCCAGGCGCTCAGCATCCGTGCCAGAGGTTATCTGCCCCAGGCGTGCTTCATGCTTCCTCTCCTCGTGCCCGACGACGGCAACGGCACGCAGGCGTCCGGTGCCTCCGACGACGGTCAGGTCGTCGCGGTCACGGTCGCCCGGCCGGTGAAGTTCCAGGACACGGCCCTTGCCCCGACGTTCGCCGGCATCGTCGCCGAGGCGCTCGAGCGGCATCCGAACATCGTCGTCCGCGCCGTCGGGCCGCGACCGGAGGAGGCGCCGTGGCCCGAGCTGCAGCGCCGCTATCCCGCGCGGGTGCAGGCGGTCGGCCCGGTGAGTGATCCGATGCCGTACCTGCGCAGCGCGGACGTGTACATCGACACCTTCCCGTTCTCCTCCCTCACCTCGCTGCTGGAAGCCTCGTCGCTCTCGCTGCCGGTCCTCACCCTCGACGCGCATCACGGTCTGCGACGGGCCTTCGGCATCGCGGACTTCGTCGCGGACGACAGCGATCGGCCCGCCGATCTCGACGGGTTCCTCGCGCGGCTGGGGGATCTCGTCAGCGGTCCGGAGGAGCGCAGAGCCGGGGGCGAGCGTGCGCGTCGCTCCTACGAGTTGATGGTGCCCTCCGACGAGTGGGCGCGGAACGTGCGCGACCTGTACGAGGTGCTCGACGAGCGGGTGCGCGACGGGCGGATGCTCGGCGAGTCGGCGGCGCCCCTCTACGACGAGGAGCTCGCCCACTACCACCGCGGCCTGCTCGCGATCGAGCAGCGCGTCCCCCTGTTGTGGACGATGATCGGCTACCTGCCGGGATTCGACGACCGCGAGCGGGCCTGGCTGTCCGCGCGGATCACACTCGTGCGGGCGGTGCAGAAGGTCGCCAGGACGCTGCGCCTGCCGGTGGAGGGGGCCGAGCGGTTGCTGGTGCCGGCACCGAGGGAGGGACGATCATGA
- a CDS encoding lipopolysaccharide biosynthesis protein: MTRSIDDTAPATAGDPGPHGGLTGRTAAGVAWMMSQQWVLRVTGFVTVLVLTRILGPEAFGIVAVAMALIPFVQLAADMGISTYLVQADRPEKRTYDTAFWYSVVTAVVLGGVLVLCAPAIGDLLGAPAVVPVVRVLALIAPLTLMGMVPLVILRRAMRFRAIAVQSVVAGALGQVVAIVLALTGAGVWALVWQLLVYQACITVLAWVFARWLPSMRFSRARLGEMMRFGVKVVASDAVSAVRVMLENALIVAVLGTTGLGYFAIAQRLVQIAHELTTNALSPVSTVVFAQIRGVRERLRSGYLRAQFTAHALIVPVMLLIAVGGPVLYPVLFGDQWGPSIVPGQILALAGIVTMSGIDKGLYLGLGRPGRWFLYVLVVDLATILVAWLVVPYGLVAYAIGFLCVASAATAARWVMVARMLDARWWQVAAPLTRVLIPAACAAAGGLAVAWWTQELAPLLSLALSAAALLAIYLPASRIFVPNVWIELRGLSRALTSRFRPARSTT; encoded by the coding sequence ATGACCCGATCCATCGATGACACCGCCCCGGCGACGGCCGGGGACCCAGGCCCGCACGGTGGGCTGACCGGCCGCACTGCCGCGGGCGTGGCGTGGATGATGTCGCAGCAGTGGGTGCTGCGGGTCACCGGTTTCGTCACCGTGCTCGTGCTCACGCGGATCCTCGGACCGGAGGCGTTCGGCATCGTCGCCGTCGCGATGGCGCTCATCCCGTTCGTGCAGCTGGCGGCCGACATGGGGATCTCGACCTACCTCGTGCAGGCGGACCGTCCGGAGAAGCGCACCTACGACACGGCGTTCTGGTACTCGGTCGTCACCGCCGTCGTGCTCGGTGGCGTCCTCGTGCTGTGCGCGCCGGCGATCGGTGACCTCCTGGGCGCACCGGCGGTCGTGCCGGTCGTACGGGTCCTCGCGCTCATCGCGCCCCTCACACTCATGGGCATGGTGCCGCTGGTGATCCTCCGGCGTGCGATGCGGTTCCGGGCGATCGCCGTGCAGTCCGTCGTCGCCGGCGCGCTCGGCCAGGTCGTCGCGATCGTGCTCGCGCTCACCGGTGCCGGGGTGTGGGCCCTGGTGTGGCAGCTCCTCGTCTACCAGGCCTGCATCACCGTCCTCGCCTGGGTCTTCGCCCGCTGGCTGCCGTCGATGCGGTTCTCGCGTGCACGGCTGGGGGAGATGATGCGGTTCGGCGTCAAGGTCGTCGCCAGCGACGCCGTCTCGGCCGTGCGCGTCATGCTCGAGAACGCCCTCATCGTCGCGGTGCTGGGGACGACGGGGCTGGGGTACTTCGCGATCGCCCAGCGGCTCGTGCAGATCGCGCACGAGCTGACGACGAATGCGCTCTCGCCGGTGTCGACCGTCGTGTTCGCGCAGATCCGCGGCGTCCGCGAACGCCTGCGCTCCGGGTACCTCCGGGCCCAGTTCACCGCGCATGCGCTCATCGTCCCGGTGATGCTGCTGATCGCCGTCGGCGGACCCGTCCTCTACCCCGTGCTGTTCGGCGACCAGTGGGGTCCGAGCATCGTGCCCGGTCAGATCCTCGCCCTCGCGGGCATCGTGACGATGAGCGGGATCGACAAGGGCCTGTACCTCGGGCTCGGCAGACCGGGGAGATGGTTCCTCTACGTGCTCGTCGTCGATCTCGCGACCATCCTCGTCGCCTGGCTCGTGGTGCCGTACGGTCTCGTCGCGTACGCGATCGGCTTCCTGTGCGTGGCGTCGGCGGCCACCGCCGCACGCTGGGTGATGGTCGCCCGCATGCTCGACGCGCGGTGGTGGCAGGTCGCCGCGCCGTTGACGCGTGTCCTCATCCCCGCAGCCTGCGCCGCCGCCGGCGGGCTCGCCGTGGCCTGGTGGACGCAGGAACTCGCGCCCCTGCTGTCACTGGCGCTGAGCGCGGCGGCGCTCCTGGCGATCTACCTGCCGGCCTCACGCATCTTCGTCCCGAACGTCTGGATCGAGCTGCGGGGCCTGTCCCGTGCGCTCACCTCTCGATTCCGACCCGCAAGGAGCACGACATGA
- a CDS encoding BACON domain-containing protein has product MSSISRTRRTPYGRAGRMAGAVAVLLAATLSVPTGAQALPTRAAAPATSASTSSASPLVAASALASAPALTTEASARALTPALASAQTGGGMAALAAGDTSIVATPAQIVFNAVQGEECPAVQTVGVTTGTSAETGWRAVEDAAWLRASASGSTTPATVSLSAACATLPVGVHDTTLLVQDAGGATVTTVAVTAIVNESSPVRVATWRDGHRGAFSVSVDDGRDSGGAELAAHGMAGTFVMNGTTAPPTYPGLLSAGMELGSHLVSHYCSDVDDETWRYEMEANIAGVADVTGSAERVVSMVWPCGFTTLKAQAIASEYFMSTRGYNINALEDATPANFMNLKSYNSHEHTPFPPADLKTIVDGAQSSGKWANLVLHDFLNDDGAIAYAATKDVWSAPIGDVVKYIHQRDRTIVSGYSESADALDFDVRRLALTASRGRDFEPTFTAADTITMQVALPSGRHALAVSVGGTEVPFSTSQSAGVEFLTYSAPVSTQTQHTRVQLSDSTPPALTLSTTHLSASAVAGAVVPASSFTVTNSGRGTLQWSATTSTPWLTLSPSSGVNGGTVEVGYTATGLAVGTHTGTITVTAPGAVGSPKSIAVTLTVLPQGAQQYPFDYASRSELLADGWDFIARTPAGQPRNTERTSGLTVGYSPTGMTIPADVGDLWESLNNTRNSVFRDLPADWSRVELGVQFAPWGNHQQAGLVVYGDDDNYVQVTRNFNSWLGGNSVAFVSESQRVTTDRTTATASTSLRLRLERDGDTTLASFSADGGVSWVDAGSTTQTIAAPRLGIIVGANDSGGVAPPATITDAVVTRGQTPPDPEPGDPPATGAFAFDYASRSELLADGWDFIARTPSGQPRNTERTSGLTVGYSPTGMTIPADVGDLWESLNNTRNSVFRDLPADWSRVELGVQFAPWGNHQQAGLVVYGDDDNYVQVTRNFNSWLGGNSVAFVSESQRVTTERSDVLSATALRLRLEREAGVTTAWFSTDAGATWRQSGSTTQSITAPRLGIIVGANDSSGTAPVARITDAVVTAGSVPEDPPVEPSDPPVDPTDPTDPPEPPVDPTDPPEPPAMAGGVYAFDYGSRAELESDGWSFAARTAGGEVRDTAQSSGITYSESGTRVAAGTGDLWAGLNNTRNSLFRPLPSDWRTTELSLDFAPWGDYQQAGLVVYGSDDDYVQVTRNHNSGSGGHSVAFVSEIGGVATARAVTVSATELVLRLVRDGDRIEGSFSADGGVTWVLVGSAVQTVSAPQFGIIVGANESGGTAPEAVIREARIDAAAPPILERTAAPESDAGEAPEPERAPEPEQEPTPEQEPASEQEQERAPEPEPAPAPEPTPEQEPDPAPEPAPEPEPVPVTSTYSFGYGSRDAMLGDGWDFVARSADGQPRDTEQAAPDGVAYTPSGLIIPVSTGDLLGGADGTRNSVFRDLPEDWVTVQVAVDFAPTAGNQQAGIALYQNDDEYVQITRTIDQGSGENGVVMVTESGGAVAVPGTAATDATSVLLMLHREDGGVTGSYSVDGGASWSGVATVAQSISAPRLAIIVGGGDGGTDAPVATIVRATVTAG; this is encoded by the coding sequence ATGAGTTCGATCTCGCGTACCCGTCGCACGCCGTACGGGCGGGCGGGGCGAATGGCAGGGGCGGTCGCTGTGCTGCTCGCAGCGACGCTGTCGGTGCCGACGGGCGCGCAGGCCCTCCCGACGCGCGCGGCGGCACCCGCGACGTCCGCGTCGACGTCATCGGCTTCCCCGCTCGTGGCGGCATCCGCACTCGCATCCGCACCGGCGCTCACCACGGAGGCATCCGCACGGGCGCTCACACCGGCGCTCGCATCCGCACAGACCGGCGGGGGCATGGCGGCCCTGGCCGCGGGCGACACCTCGATCGTCGCGACACCGGCGCAGATCGTCTTCAACGCCGTGCAGGGCGAAGAGTGCCCCGCAGTGCAGACCGTCGGCGTCACGACGGGCACCTCCGCCGAGACGGGCTGGCGCGCCGTCGAGGACGCCGCGTGGTTGAGGGCGAGCGCGAGCGGGAGCACGACGCCGGCGACGGTGTCCCTCTCGGCCGCGTGCGCGACGCTCCCCGTCGGGGTGCACGACACGACGCTCCTCGTCCAGGATGCCGGCGGTGCGACCGTCACCACGGTGGCGGTGACGGCGATCGTGAACGAGTCGTCTCCCGTCCGGGTGGCCACCTGGCGTGACGGACACCGCGGCGCGTTCAGCGTCTCGGTCGACGACGGTCGCGACTCCGGTGGGGCGGAGCTGGCGGCGCACGGGATGGCCGGCACATTCGTGATGAACGGCACGACGGCCCCGCCCACCTACCCCGGCCTGTTGTCGGCGGGGATGGAGCTCGGGTCGCACCTCGTCTCGCACTACTGCAGCGACGTCGACGACGAGACGTGGCGGTACGAGATGGAGGCGAACATCGCCGGCGTCGCCGATGTGACGGGGTCCGCCGAGCGGGTGGTCAGCATGGTCTGGCCGTGCGGCTTCACCACGCTCAAGGCGCAGGCGATCGCCAGCGAATACTTCATGTCGACGCGCGGGTACAACATCAACGCCCTCGAGGACGCGACGCCGGCGAACTTCATGAATCTGAAGAGCTACAACTCCCACGAGCACACCCCGTTCCCTCCCGCGGATCTGAAGACGATCGTCGACGGCGCCCAGTCGAGCGGGAAGTGGGCGAACCTCGTCCTCCACGACTTCCTCAACGACGACGGTGCGATCGCGTACGCCGCGACCAAGGACGTCTGGTCGGCGCCCATCGGGGATGTCGTCAAGTACATTCACCAGCGCGACCGGACCATCGTCAGCGGATACTCCGAATCGGCCGACGCGCTCGACTTCGATGTGCGGCGCCTGGCACTCACGGCCTCTCGCGGCCGGGACTTCGAGCCGACGTTCACCGCAGCCGACACCATCACGATGCAGGTGGCGCTGCCGAGCGGGCGGCACGCGCTCGCCGTCTCCGTCGGCGGGACAGAGGTGCCGTTCTCCACGTCGCAGTCGGCGGGGGTCGAATTTCTCACGTACTCCGCCCCCGTCTCGACGCAGACGCAGCACACGCGGGTGCAGTTGTCGGACTCCACGCCACCGGCGCTGACGCTGTCCACCACGCACCTCAGCGCGAGTGCGGTGGCGGGAGCGGTGGTGCCGGCCTCCTCGTTCACCGTCACCAACAGCGGGCGGGGGACGCTGCAGTGGAGCGCCACCACGAGCACACCGTGGCTGACCCTCTCGCCCTCCTCGGGGGTGAACGGGGGAACCGTCGAGGTGGGCTACACCGCCACCGGGCTCGCCGTCGGGACGCACACCGGGACCATCACCGTCACCGCGCCGGGGGCGGTCGGCTCGCCGAAGTCGATCGCGGTGACGCTCACCGTGCTGCCGCAGGGGGCGCAGCAGTATCCGTTCGATTACGCGTCGCGGTCGGAGCTGCTGGCGGATGGGTGGGACTTCATCGCGAGGACCCCGGCGGGGCAGCCCCGCAACACAGAGCGCACGAGTGGCCTGACGGTGGGGTACTCGCCGACCGGGATGACGATCCCCGCGGATGTCGGGGACCTGTGGGAGTCGTTGAACAACACCCGCAACAGCGTGTTCCGTGACCTGCCGGCGGACTGGTCGAGGGTGGAGCTGGGCGTGCAGTTCGCCCCGTGGGGCAACCACCAGCAGGCCGGGCTCGTCGTCTACGGTGACGATGACAACTACGTCCAGGTCACCCGCAACTTCAACTCCTGGTTGGGCGGCAACTCGGTCGCCTTCGTCAGCGAATCCCAGCGCGTCACCACGGACCGGACGACGGCGACGGCGTCGACCAGCCTGCGGCTGAGACTCGAGCGCGATGGGGACACGACGCTGGCGTCGTTCTCGGCGGACGGGGGAGTGTCCTGGGTCGACGCCGGGTCGACGACGCAGACCATCGCCGCGCCGCGGCTCGGCATCATCGTCGGCGCCAACGACTCCGGGGGCGTCGCCCCGCCCGCGACGATCACGGATGCCGTCGTGACGAGAGGCCAGACGCCGCCCGACCCCGAGCCGGGTGATCCGCCGGCGACCGGTGCCTTCGCCTTCGACTATGCGTCGCGGTCGGAGCTGCTGGCGGATGGGTGGGACTTCATCGCGAGGACGCCGTCCGGGCAGCCGCGGAACACGGAGCGCACGAGTGGTCTGACGGTGGGGTATTCGCCGACCGGGATGACGATCCCCGCGGATGTCGGGGACCTCTGGGAGTCGTTGAACAACACCCGCAACAGCGTGTTCCGTGACCTGCCGGCGGACTGGTCGAGGGTGGAGCTGGGCGTGCAGTTCGCCCCGTGGGGCAACCACCAGCAGGCCGGGCTCGTCGTCTACGGTGACGATGACAACTACGTCCAGGTCACCCGCAACTTCAACTCCTGGTTGGGCGGCAACTCCGTCGCCTTCGTCAGCGAATCCCAGCGCGTCACCACGGAGCGATCGGATGTCCTCTCCGCGACCGCCCTCCGGCTGCGCCTGGAACGCGAGGCGGGGGTGACCACCGCATGGTTCTCCACGGATGCCGGGGCGACATGGCGGCAGTCCGGATCGACGACGCAGAGCATCACTGCTCCGCGGCTGGGGATCATCGTCGGGGCCAACGACAGCTCGGGGACGGCGCCGGTCGCACGGATCACCGACGCCGTGGTGACCGCAGGATCGGTGCCGGAAGATCCGCCGGTGGAGCCGAGCGACCCGCCTGTCGACCCGACGGACCCGACCGATCCGCCCGAGCCGCCGGTCGACCCGACCGATCCGCCCGAGCCCCCGGCGATGGCAGGCGGGGTCTACGCGTTCGACTACGGCTCGCGCGCGGAGCTCGAGTCCGACGGCTGGAGCTTCGCGGCACGGACGGCGGGCGGCGAGGTCCGTGACACCGCACAGTCGAGCGGCATCACGTACAGCGAGTCGGGAACCCGCGTGGCCGCGGGGACCGGCGACCTCTGGGCCGGGCTGAACAACACTCGCAACAGTCTGTTCCGCCCGCTTCCTTCCGATTGGCGGACGACGGAACTGTCCCTGGACTTCGCGCCGTGGGGCGATTACCAGCAGGCCGGTCTGGTCGTGTACGGCAGTGACGACGACTACGTCCAGGTGACGAGGAACCACAACTCCGGCAGCGGCGGGCACTCGGTCGCCTTCGTGTCGGAGATCGGCGGGGTCGCGACCGCGAGGGCGGTCACGGTGAGCGCCACCGAGCTCGTGCTGCGACTCGTCCGGGACGGAGACCGGATCGAGGGGTCCTTCTCGGCCGACGGCGGGGTGACCTGGGTGCTCGTCGGCTCTGCGGTGCAGACCGTGTCCGCGCCGCAGTTCGGCATCATCGTCGGTGCCAACGAGTCCGGGGGGACGGCCCCGGAGGCGGTCATCCGCGAGGCGCGGATCGACGCGGCGGCGCCGCCGATCCTCGAGCGGACCGCGGCACCGGAGTCGGACGCGGGCGAGGCACCGGAACCGGAGCGTGCACCTGAGCCCGAGCAGGAGCCTACGCCCGAGCAGGAGCCCGCGTCCGAGCAGGAGCAGGAGCGCGCGCCGGAACCCGAGCCCGCTCCGGCACCCGAGCCCACGCCGGAGCAGGAGCCCGACCCGGCACCCGAACCGGCTCCGGAGCCGGAACCCGTGCCCGTCACGTCGACCTACTCGTTCGGGTACGGATCCCGCGACGCGATGCTCGGCGACGGATGGGACTTCGTCGCGCGCAGCGCGGACGGACAGCCGCGCGACACCGAGCAGGCCGCGCCGGATGGTGTCGCATACACGCCGTCGGGGCTGATCATCCCCGTGTCGACGGGAGATCTCCTCGGAGGGGCCGATGGGACGCGCAACAGCGTGTTCCGCGACCTCCCCGAGGACTGGGTGACCGTGCAGGTCGCCGTCGATTTCGCGCCGACCGCGGGGAACCAGCAGGCCGGGATCGCGCTGTACCAGAACGATGACGAGTACGTGCAGATCACGCGGACCATCGACCAGGGCAGTGGCGAGAACGGTGTGGTCATGGTGACCGAGAGCGGCGGAGCGGTCGCCGTGCCAGGGACGGCGGCGACCGACGCGACATCGGTGCTGCTCATGCTCCACCGCGAGGACGGCGGGGTCACCGGGTCGTACTCGGTCGACGGCGGCGCATCCTGGAGCGGTGTGGCGACGGTGGCGCAGTCGATCTCCGCGCCGCGGCTGGCAATCATCGTCGGGGGAGGCGACGGGGGCACGGACGCACCCGTCGCGACGATCGTCAGGGCCACGGTCACCGCAGGGTGA
- a CDS encoding Gfo/Idh/MocA family protein, with the protein MTNTLGVAVVGAGYWGPNLARNFQYSRHWRLETICDLDIERASALAARLGGTAVTPSLDEVLADPSIDAIAIATPARTHWAIAMAAIAAGKHVVVEKPLADSSERAQAMVAAARDAGVVLMTDHTYCYTPAVLKMRELIEAGDLGDILYIDSVRINLGIVQPDVDVFWDLAPHDLSIMDFLLPGGLQPLSVTAVGADPLGTGKSCVGHLSMTLPNGAIGHAHVNWLSPTKIRQMVIGGSKRTVVWDDLNPQQRVSVYDRGVDLATQALDHVERNSTLISYRLGDTWAPALQEREALDAMVEDFAQAIRTGSRPRTDGHAGLRVLSVLEAARESLAARDDTLMTFGAQRRAEQSREPVAS; encoded by the coding sequence ATGACGAACACACTGGGGGTCGCCGTCGTCGGCGCCGGGTACTGGGGGCCGAATCTGGCCAGGAACTTCCAATACAGCAGGCACTGGCGGCTGGAGACGATCTGCGATCTGGACATCGAGCGGGCATCCGCCCTCGCGGCGCGCCTGGGCGGGACGGCGGTGACGCCGTCGCTCGACGAGGTCCTCGCGGACCCGTCGATCGACGCCATCGCCATCGCCACACCGGCCAGGACGCACTGGGCCATCGCGATGGCGGCGATCGCGGCGGGGAAACATGTCGTGGTGGAAAAGCCTCTCGCCGACAGCAGCGAACGCGCGCAGGCCATGGTCGCCGCGGCGCGCGACGCCGGGGTGGTGCTGATGACCGACCACACGTACTGCTACACCCCGGCGGTCCTGAAAATGCGCGAACTCATCGAGGCGGGTGACCTCGGCGACATCCTCTACATCGACTCCGTGCGGATCAACCTCGGCATCGTCCAGCCCGATGTCGACGTCTTCTGGGATCTCGCGCCCCACGACCTGTCGATCATGGACTTCCTGCTGCCGGGCGGTCTGCAGCCGCTCTCCGTCACCGCGGTCGGTGCCGATCCTCTCGGCACGGGGAAGTCCTGCGTCGGTCACCTCTCGATGACGCTGCCGAACGGCGCCATCGGCCACGCCCACGTGAACTGGCTGAGCCCGACCAAGATCCGGCAGATGGTGATCGGCGGGTCGAAGCGCACCGTCGTGTGGGACGACCTCAACCCCCAGCAGCGGGTGAGCGTCTACGACCGGGGGGTGGATCTCGCCACGCAGGCACTCGATCACGTCGAGCGGAACTCGACCCTGATCTCCTACCGGCTGGGGGACACCTGGGCCCCGGCGTTGCAGGAGCGGGAGGCGCTCGACGCCATGGTCGAGGACTTCGCCCAGGCGATCCGCACCGGGAGCCGGCCGCGTACCGACGGCCACGCGGGACTGCGAGTGCTTTCCGTGCTCGAGGCCGCACGGGAGAGTCTCGCAGCACGGGACGACACCCTCATGACCTTCGGCGCGCAGCGCCGCGCCGAGCAGAGCCGGGAGCCCGTGGCCTCATGA
- a CDS encoding glycosyltransferase family 8 protein, whose protein sequence is MSGERLHVAMCVDEGYALPLAVSLASLDGASAGTDVTVHIVHPGFSRTARERIASKLSNLRVAWIAIEGDEVAGASYSWFLSRGSLFRLLLGELLPPDVERVLYLDADILVSASPAALIAQDLQGRTLGAVRDANTPWAASMMGSPWRRWGIDPASPYFNSGVLLIDLRRWRAREVGTRSIDLLRDYTPRWGDQDALNAVLEGDWVELHRRWNLQTPVLTGDSPDWALWRAEVESAVAAPGVVHFTGLDKPWNHGTEHPMASQWMQWLDRTAWAGWRADAPKEGRLEAVGRRAVRWYRARRDRRVSHNSVVLDLDAAPS, encoded by the coding sequence ATGAGCGGCGAACGCCTGCACGTGGCGATGTGCGTCGACGAGGGATACGCACTGCCGCTGGCGGTGTCGCTGGCGAGCCTGGACGGTGCGAGCGCCGGAACGGACGTGACGGTGCACATCGTGCATCCTGGCTTCTCGCGCACGGCGCGGGAGCGGATCGCGTCGAAGCTGAGCAACCTCCGGGTGGCGTGGATCGCGATCGAGGGCGACGAGGTGGCGGGCGCGTCGTACTCGTGGTTCCTCTCACGGGGCTCGCTGTTCCGGCTGCTGCTCGGCGAACTCCTGCCGCCGGACGTCGAGCGTGTGCTCTATCTGGATGCGGACATCCTCGTGTCGGCGTCGCCGGCCGCGCTCATCGCGCAGGACCTACAGGGCAGGACGCTGGGGGCGGTCCGCGACGCGAACACCCCATGGGCGGCGAGCATGATGGGGTCGCCGTGGCGTCGGTGGGGGATCGACCCTGCGAGCCCGTACTTCAACTCCGGCGTGCTGCTCATCGACCTGCGGCGGTGGCGGGCGCGCGAAGTCGGTACGCGCAGCATCGACCTGCTCCGGGACTACACGCCCCGGTGGGGCGACCAGGACGCGCTCAACGCGGTGCTCGAGGGTGACTGGGTGGAGCTGCACCGGCGATGGAACCTGCAGACTCCGGTGCTGACCGGCGACAGCCCGGATTGGGCGCTGTGGCGTGCGGAGGTCGAAAGCGCGGTGGCGGCGCCCGGCGTCGTGCATTTCACCGGCCTCGACAAGCCGTGGAACCACGGCACGGAGCATCCGATGGCGTCGCAGTGGATGCAGTGGCTCGACCGCACGGCCTGGGCCGGATGGCGGGCCGATGCGCCCAAGGAAGGACGGCTCGAGGCGGTCGGCCGCCGCGCGGTGCGCTGGTACCGCGCGCGGCGCGACCGGCGGGTGAGCCACAACAGCGTGGTCCTCGATCTGGATGCCGCACCATCATGA